One window from the genome of Deltaproteobacteria bacterium encodes:
- a CDS encoding tetratricopeptide repeat protein, translated as MRSLAAAALALGLAACASSAPQREPSFPPMPAPPEASAAPDTTPPEPARTLDEELEHAHASLDSGELDEAFAAYERAVALAPADAELLTRAAQLAFRLGSTDAAIDYATRAREAGGQDAWLRQFLAESRRAERDYAGMAALLEAPNGEPLDPEAAAFLYSAWLEQGDFERARSVARWQVDVEPETPAGWLNLAEVTEKLGDAAAAEKILREASAKQPRETQYLAAIAAGRRARGDRLGELGVLAELLWRDANDASSWLAKAEAEFDLGREADGVKSLARAEQLQPEDLRTTMRLALIDLQRGAFKEAEARLARVSELFPEQYEIAYFLGVARRRSGDVEGALTALDRIAEDHPRFSDGRVQVAGILEASGDFEGARLEVERAQAIENSKPLAYYHASLVAKGGDLTGGIAELEAMLRGDADDAETHYNIGILRGEARELDAAIAKMNETLALDPNHAGALNFVGYSWAERGERLDEAQRLIERALAQRPDDGFITDSLAWVFYQRGKQELAAGRQPAARALFEKARVKLEEAQRLTGGDPVISEHLGDVYLALGKKRTALQKYELAVTQSPRAGEQPELAAKLERLRRELAPR; from the coding sequence ATGAGGAGCCTCGCGGCGGCAGCGCTCGCGCTCGGGCTTGCCGCGTGCGCGTCGTCGGCGCCGCAGCGCGAGCCGAGCTTCCCGCCCATGCCCGCGCCGCCGGAAGCGAGCGCCGCGCCGGACACGACGCCGCCCGAGCCTGCGCGCACGCTCGACGAGGAGCTCGAGCACGCCCATGCGAGTCTCGATTCGGGCGAGCTCGACGAGGCGTTCGCGGCGTACGAGCGCGCGGTGGCGCTCGCGCCGGCCGACGCGGAGCTGCTCACGCGCGCGGCGCAGCTCGCGTTCCGTCTGGGCAGCACGGACGCCGCGATCGACTACGCGACGCGCGCGCGCGAAGCCGGCGGGCAAGACGCGTGGCTGCGCCAATTCCTCGCGGAGTCGCGGCGCGCAGAGCGCGACTACGCGGGGATGGCGGCGCTGCTCGAGGCGCCGAACGGCGAGCCGCTCGACCCCGAGGCCGCGGCGTTTCTCTACTCCGCGTGGCTCGAGCAGGGCGACTTCGAACGCGCGCGAAGCGTGGCGCGCTGGCAGGTCGACGTGGAGCCCGAGACGCCGGCGGGCTGGCTGAACCTCGCGGAGGTGACCGAGAAGCTCGGCGACGCCGCGGCCGCGGAGAAGATTCTGCGCGAGGCGAGCGCGAAGCAGCCGCGCGAGACGCAGTACCTCGCCGCGATCGCCGCCGGCCGTCGCGCGCGCGGCGACCGGCTCGGAGAGCTCGGCGTGCTGGCGGAGCTGTTGTGGCGCGATGCGAACGACGCGTCGTCGTGGCTCGCGAAGGCCGAGGCGGAGTTCGACCTCGGCCGCGAGGCCGATGGCGTGAAATCGCTCGCGCGCGCCGAGCAGCTTCAGCCCGAAGACCTGCGCACCACGATGCGGCTCGCGCTGATCGACCTGCAGCGCGGCGCATTCAAAGAGGCGGAGGCCCGACTCGCGCGCGTCTCCGAGCTCTTCCCCGAGCAGTACGAGATCGCCTACTTCCTCGGCGTCGCGCGCCGGCGCTCCGGCGACGTGGAGGGCGCGCTCACTGCGCTCGATCGCATCGCAGAGGATCACCCGCGCTTCTCGGATGGCCGCGTGCAGGTCGCGGGCATCCTCGAAGCGAGTGGCGACTTCGAAGGCGCGCGGCTCGAGGTGGAGCGCGCGCAAGCGATCGAGAACTCGAAGCCGCTCGCCTACTACCACGCGAGCCTCGTCGCGAAAGGCGGCGACCTCACAGGCGGGATCGCAGAGCTCGAGGCGATGCTGCGCGGCGACGCAGACGACGCCGAGACGCACTACAACATCGGCATTCTGCGCGGCGAAGCGCGCGAGCTCGACGCCGCGATCGCGAAGATGAACGAGACGCTCGCGCTCGATCCGAATCACGCCGGCGCGCTGAACTTCGTCGGCTACAGCTGGGCCGAGCGCGGCGAGCGCCTCGACGAGGCGCAGCGACTGATCGAGCGCGCGCTCGCGCAGCGTCCCGACGACGGCTTCATCACGGACAGCCTCGCCTGGGTGTTCTATCAGCGCGGGAAGCAAGAGCTCGCCGCGGGGCGCCAGCCGGCGGCGCGTGCGCTCTTCGAGAAGGCGCGCGTGAAGCTCGAAGAGGCGCAGAGGCTCACCGGCGGAGATCCGGTGATCTCCGAGCATCTCGGCGACGTGTACCTCGCGCTCGGCAAGAAGCGCACCGCACTCCAGAAGTACGAGCTCGCGGTGACTCAGTCGCCGCGCGCCGGCGAGCAGCCCGAGCTCGCCGCGAAGCTCGAGCGCCTGCGCCGCGAGCTCGCGCCGCGATGA
- the erpA gene encoding iron-sulfur cluster insertion protein ErpA, with translation MINVTESAASQIKRLLDAEGKAATHALRMKVVGGGCSGLQYQLSFDPNLKENDTQIESAGVRVVVDEKSALYLVGTTLDYLDSLMESGFKINNPNAKNSCGCGQSFSA, from the coding sequence CTGATCAACGTCACCGAGTCCGCCGCGTCGCAGATCAAGCGCTTGCTCGACGCCGAGGGCAAAGCGGCCACGCACGCGCTGCGCATGAAGGTGGTGGGCGGCGGCTGCTCGGGGCTGCAGTACCAGCTGTCGTTCGATCCCAACCTGAAGGAGAACGACACGCAGATCGAGAGCGCGGGCGTGCGCGTGGTCGTGGACGAGAAGAGCGCGCTCTACCTGGTGGGAACGACGCTGGACTACCTCGACTCGCTGATGGAGTCGGGCTTCAAGATCAATAATCCGAACGCGAAGAATTCGTGCGGGTGTGGGCAGTCGTTTTCGGCGTAG
- a CDS encoding cysteine desulfurase → MASRVPIYLDHHATTPCDPRVVEAMRGYWSAEFGNPASASHAFGWRAEAAVENAREEIARALGAEDPREIVFTSGATESDNLALQGVVRARGAIGSHVVTAATEHPAVLDTARALAKQGAQLTVLPVDAGGRVSPGDVARAITRETALVSVMAANGEIGALAPLTEIAGVCGERGVLFHSDAAQAVGKIALNVEALGVDLLSVSSHKLYGPKGIGALYVRRRRRSGERIALAPILYGGGQERGMRSGTLATPLIVGFARALTIAVAEQAAESARLGRLRERLVAQLRELAGGVLVNGAESPRLAGNLNVAFEGVRADAVIARLHDVALSTGSACSSAKPEPSHVLAALGLAPERIAASLRIGLGRFTTEAEIDFAARRIAAEVRTFRTSKNPAAPA, encoded by the coding sequence GTGGCTTCTCGCGTGCCCATTTATCTCGATCATCACGCGACCACGCCTTGTGATCCGCGCGTGGTCGAGGCGATGCGGGGGTATTGGAGCGCGGAGTTCGGGAATCCGGCGAGTGCGTCGCATGCGTTTGGGTGGCGGGCGGAGGCGGCGGTCGAGAATGCGCGCGAGGAGATTGCGCGCGCGCTCGGGGCGGAGGATCCGCGCGAGATCGTGTTCACGAGCGGCGCGACGGAGAGCGACAACCTCGCGTTGCAGGGCGTCGTGCGCGCGCGTGGCGCGATCGGCTCGCACGTCGTGACTGCGGCGACGGAGCATCCCGCCGTGCTCGACACGGCGCGTGCGCTCGCGAAGCAGGGTGCGCAGCTCACGGTGCTGCCGGTCGATGCGGGCGGTCGCGTTTCGCCGGGCGACGTTGCGCGCGCGATCACGCGGGAGACGGCGCTCGTGTCGGTGATGGCCGCGAACGGAGAGATCGGTGCGCTCGCACCGCTCACCGAGATCGCGGGGGTGTGCGGCGAGCGCGGCGTGCTGTTTCACAGCGACGCGGCGCAGGCGGTGGGGAAGATCGCGCTGAACGTGGAGGCGCTCGGCGTCGACTTGCTCTCGGTCTCGTCGCACAAGCTGTACGGTCCGAAGGGCATCGGCGCGCTCTACGTGCGGCGCCGGCGCCGCAGCGGCGAGCGGATCGCGCTCGCGCCAATTCTCTACGGCGGCGGGCAGGAGCGCGGGATGCGCAGCGGCACGCTCGCGACGCCGCTGATCGTCGGCTTCGCGCGCGCCCTGACGATTGCGGTCGCCGAGCAGGCCGCCGAGTCCGCGCGGCTCGGGCGCTTGCGCGAGCGCCTGGTCGCGCAGCTGCGAGAGCTCGCCGGGGGCGTGCTCGTGAACGGCGCCGAGTCGCCGCGCCTCGCGGGCAACCTGAACGTGGCGTTCGAGGGCGTGCGCGCAGACGCCGTGATCGCGCGCCTTCACGACGTCGCGCTCTCCACCGGCTCTGCCTGCAGCAGCGCGAAGCCCGAGCCGAGCCACGTGCTCGCCGCGCTCGGCCTCGCTCCCGAGCGCATCGCTGCGTCGCTGCGCATCGGCCTCGGCCGCTTCACCACCGAAGCCGAGATCGACTTCGCCGCCCGCCGAATTGCCGCCGAAGTGCGCACCTTCCGCACCTCGAAAAACCCCGCAGCACCCGCGTAA
- the cysC gene encoding adenylyl-sulfate kinase: MSNAPPEQVGRGRKRSAQRGEAERSKPRGFADALRRSRWLRCIDARRRSAQQRPSLRGRCEVNKDQRGQETPVSGTKATNITWHAGSINRRDREAVLGQRGATVWLTGLSGSGKSTVAVAVEAELVKRGKLAYVLDGDNVRHGLNKNLGFSPEDRTENIRRIGEVSKLFTDCGVLVFTSFISPYRADRDQVRALFAPGDFVEVYVAADVATCEARDPKGLYKKARAGQIPEFTGISAPYEAPDKPELVLETGSQTLEQSVNVVLGYLEKSGYLGR, translated from the coding sequence ATGTCGAACGCTCCTCCCGAGCAGGTCGGCCGAGGCCGCAAGCGAAGCGCGCAGCGAGGCGAAGCCGAGCGGAGTAAACCAAGAGGATTCGCCGACGCGCTCCGACGGTCGAGGTGGCTCAGATGCATCGACGCGCGTCGGCGAAGCGCGCAGCAGCGGCCGAGTCTTCGAGGCCGATGCGAAGTAAACAAGGACCAACGCGGTCAGGAGACGCCTGTGAGCGGAACAAAGGCAACGAACATCACTTGGCACGCCGGGAGCATCAATAGACGCGACCGCGAAGCGGTCCTGGGACAGCGCGGCGCCACGGTGTGGCTCACGGGGCTCTCGGGCTCGGGCAAGTCGACGGTCGCGGTCGCAGTGGAAGCCGAGCTCGTGAAGCGCGGCAAGCTCGCCTACGTGCTCGACGGCGACAACGTGCGCCACGGCCTCAACAAGAACCTCGGCTTCTCGCCGGAAGACCGCACCGAGAACATTCGCCGCATCGGCGAGGTCTCGAAGCTCTTCACCGACTGCGGCGTGCTCGTCTTCACCTCGTTCATCTCGCCGTACCGCGCCGATCGCGATCAGGTGCGCGCGCTGTTCGCGCCGGGTGACTTCGTCGAGGTGTACGTCGCGGCGGACGTCGCCACGTGCGAGGCGCGCGATCCGAAGGGCCTCTACAAGAAGGCGCGCGCCGGTCAGATCCCGGAGTTCACCGGCATCTCGGCGCCGTACGAAGCGCCGGACAAGCCCGAGCTCGTGCTCGAGACCGGCAGCCAGACGCTCGAGCAGAGCGTGAACGTCGTGCTCGGGTACCTCGAGAAGAGCGGCTACCTGGGCCGGTAG
- a CDS encoding TlyA family RNA methyltransferase, with protein MPTKLRLDELVLTRGLAETRTKAQALILAGRVLVNDAPVDKPGTRIAEDAALRVRGEERRYVSRGGEKLAGALADLGVEVAGKRCLDVGASTGGFTDCLLQHGAAHVIALDVGYGQLDLKLRGDPRVTVVERVNAREMSAEQVPPEPPVALVVVDVSFISATLVLPRIAAVAPRAELLVMVKPQFEVGRERVGKGGVVRDDADRAAAVARVREAAAALGYEPLGEAESRLAGPAGNREVFVRLGPSGGAAHGG; from the coding sequence ATGCCTACCAAGCTCCGCCTCGACGAGCTCGTGCTCACCCGCGGCCTCGCGGAGACGCGCACGAAGGCCCAGGCGCTGATCCTCGCCGGCCGCGTGCTCGTGAACGACGCGCCGGTCGACAAGCCCGGCACGCGCATCGCGGAGGACGCGGCGCTGCGCGTGCGCGGCGAGGAGCGCCGCTACGTCTCGCGCGGCGGCGAGAAGCTCGCGGGCGCGCTGGCGGATCTCGGCGTCGAGGTCGCGGGCAAGCGCTGCCTCGACGTGGGGGCCTCGACGGGCGGCTTCACCGATTGCCTGCTGCAGCACGGCGCGGCGCACGTGATCGCGCTCGACGTCGGCTACGGGCAGCTCGACCTGAAGCTGCGCGGCGATCCGCGCGTGACGGTCGTCGAGCGCGTGAATGCGCGCGAGATGAGCGCGGAGCAGGTGCCGCCCGAGCCGCCGGTCGCGCTCGTCGTGGTCGACGTGAGCTTCATCTCGGCCACGCTCGTGCTGCCGCGCATCGCGGCGGTGGCGCCGCGTGCCGAGTTGCTGGTGATGGTGAAGCCGCAGTTCGAGGTGGGCCGCGAGCGCGTCGGGAAGGGCGGCGTCGTGCGCGACGACGCCGACCGCGCCGCTGCGGTCGCCCGCGTGCGCGAAGCCGCGGCGGCGCTTGGCTACGAGCCGCTCGGAGAAGCCGAGAGCCGCCTCGCCGGGCCAGCGGGGAATCGCGAAGTGTTCGTGCGGCTCGGGCCGAGCGGCGGTGCCGCGCACGGGGGCTGA